A stretch of the Flavobacterium sp. 5 genome encodes the following:
- a CDS encoding Rrf2 family transcriptional regulator: protein MLSKKTKYGIKALTFLARRENNEPVAIADIAQSENISVKFLESILLLLRNSGFLGAKKGKGGGYYLIKDPKDISMAKVYRILEGPIALLPCASHNFYEKCDDCNDETTCAARRLMTQVRDNTLKILESNTLADIAF from the coding sequence ATGCTTTCAAAGAAAACAAAATACGGAATTAAAGCTTTGACATTTTTGGCTAGACGCGAGAACAACGAGCCAGTTGCTATTGCTGATATTGCCCAAAGCGAAAATATTTCGGTTAAGTTTTTGGAAAGTATTTTGTTATTACTTAGAAACTCTGGTTTCCTTGGAGCTAAAAAGGGAAAAGGCGGTGGTTATTACTTAATCAAAGACCCAAAAGATATCAGTATGGCCAAAGTGTACCGCATTCTGGAAGGTCCGATTGCATTACTTCCGTGTGCGAGTCATAATTTTTATGAAAAATGTGATGATTGCAATGATGAAACTACTTGTGCAGCCCGCCGATTAATGACTCAGGTCAGAGATAATACACTTAAAATTCTTGAAAGTAATACACTGGCAGATATAGCTTTCTAA
- a CDS encoding alpha/beta hydrolase encodes MVKPRLLILSDLFGGESPQWIKYYTKVLESKFDIQYYDVLKLGEIDTSNCNEKSIHNQFLNTGIDKAVQNLLNLEREKVAVLGFSIGGTIAWKASLKGLNVSQLIAVSSTRLRFETEIPNCEIKLYFGEKDLNMPDLQWFLDLKILNQIIEKQDHQLYFEEKNAIAICDAILQILD; translated from the coding sequence ATGGTAAAACCAAGATTACTTATCTTATCAGATTTGTTTGGAGGCGAAAGTCCACAATGGATAAAATACTATACAAAAGTTTTAGAATCTAAATTTGATATTCAGTATTATGATGTTCTAAAATTAGGAGAAATCGATACCTCTAATTGTAATGAAAAGAGCATTCATAATCAATTCCTAAATACAGGAATTGATAAAGCAGTTCAAAATTTATTGAATCTGGAAAGAGAGAAAGTTGCCGTTTTAGGATTTAGTATTGGCGGAACAATTGCCTGGAAAGCTTCTTTAAAAGGCTTAAATGTGTCTCAGTTAATTGCAGTTTCATCAACAAGATTACGCTTTGAAACCGAAATTCCAAATTGTGAAATCAAGCTGTATTTTGGAGAAAAAGATTTAAATATGCCAGACTTGCAATGGTTTTTGGATTTAAAAATTTTAAATCAAATTATTGAAAAGCAAGATCATCAATTGTATTTCGAAGAAAAGAATGCAATTGCAATTTGTGATGCTATTTTACAAATTTTAGATTGA